DNA from Borreliella garinii:
TTGTCAATAAGTTCACTTGCTTTAGAGGTAAAATCCGATAAAAAATAAACCAAAACATCTTTATATTCTTCAGCAGACATTGGAATCTCATCTGATGGCAAAAGAGCAGCAAGTGCATCGCTAATATATTCTTTATTTTCATTAATATTCTTAGTAGCATTTTCTAAATTAACATCAAGTTCAATAATATTTTTACCATCTTTTTTTTCTATCTTAAACACAGACATATCAGATTTTTTCATATAATCACCTAAAATTTTAATTAAATTATCGAACTTAACAACTAAATTAATAGAATCTCCCTGGGTTTTAATACTCAAAAGCTTAAGTCCAAACTTTTCCTCCCCATCTTTAAAGTATTTTTTTATTTCATCTACAGGGAAAAGAGGCATGCTTGCAATTTCTTCCCCCACCAAAGTTGTTAAGAGTTCTTTTCTAATTTTTTCAAATTCTCTATTAACATTGATCAATATTGAAACAATGCCGCTAATATCATCTTTTAACTCAATTTCGACATTAGAACTACAAGCAAAGAAGATAAAAAACAATAAACTCAAGCTGACAAAGCGCTTTCTCATAACAAACTCCTAACTAATATACAGTTAAAAACTATTATAATAGAATATATAGCTATAAAGCAATAAAATTAAAGGAGACCCCTATGGTGCAAGATAAAACACTAGAACCAAAATTTTTTCAAAGCCTACTAGACAATAGTCCTACCCCTTATCACTTAGTAAATTATATTGAAGAGAAATTAATAAAGTATTTTAATGCACAACAATTAAAACTTGATGAAAAATGGAAAATTGAAACAGGATCTTATTACATAAAAAAAGAAGGAACTAGCCTTATTGCCTTTAATATTGATGTAAAAAAAAAATATGAACCTTTTCTAATAGCAGCAGCACATACAGACAGTCCGGGATTAAAATTAAAAATAGATGCAACAGAAAAAACAGGTGACGTGTTCTACAACCATATTGAAGTTTATGGTAGCCCAATAATTTCTACTTGGCTTGACAGAGACTTAAGCTTAGCAGGAATTATATATTTCAAAAAAAATAAGAATATTAATTCAAAATTAATCAATATTAAAAACATAGGAATTATTCCAAACCTTGCAATCCATTTAAACCGACAAATCAACGAAGGATTTAAATACAATACTCACGACAATTTAACAGTAATAAATAGCACTAAAAAAACAATAAAAGATAATATCTTAGAACAACTTGGAATAGAATATGAAAATTTTCTATCTTGTGATCTAATATTCACAGAATCACAACCTTCTAAAATAATAGGAACTGAAGGAGAATTTTTAGCCTCTAAAAATCTTGATAACAAATCGGGATGCCATGCAATCATGAACTCTTATATCCACACAAGCAATAATAAAAATAAAATAGCTGTATTTTTTGATAACGAAGAAGTAGGATCTTTAACCTCAAGAGGCGCTGATTCCAATCTTTTATCAGAAGTTTTAGAAAGAATCGATCTTGCTCTTAACTTAACCAGAGAAGAGCATTTAATAAAAACAAACAAATCATTTAATATATCTATTGATAGCGTTCACGGCATTCATCCAGGATATGCATCTAAACATGATCCAAACTATCAAGCGACTCTAAGTAAAGGTGTAGTTGTAAAAAATAGCGCAAATTTCAGATACGCAACAACTTCAACAGGATTTGCAAAATTAAAAAATTTGGCTATTAAAAATAATATTAAGATTCAAGAAATAATAATGAAAGCAAATGTTCCTTCAGGCACAACAATTGGTCCAATCTCAAATGCAAGAACAGGAATAGAAACTATTGACATTGGAACACCGATGTGGGCAATGCACTCCCTACGCGAAACAGTATCAATAGCTGACCATATAGAAGCAATTAAATTACTAAGAGCTTTCTTTGAAAAAGGGATTTAAAATTGGAAAAAATAAAAGAAATAATTGTAGTTGAAGGGAAAGATGATCTTAAAAGAATAAAAGAATCTTTTGACTGCACAGTAATAGAAACAAAAGGATTTGCTTTAAAAATCGAAACTATTAAATTATTAAAAAAAGCCTTAAAATACAAAGGAATAATAATTTTAACAGACAGCGATAAATCTGGAAATATTATTAGACAAAAAATAGTCAAACATCTAGGAGAAAACAATAAAATAAAACATGCATATCTTAATACTAAAGATACCGAAGTTGAATCAGTAAATAAAACAGAAATAATAAAAATACTTAAAGAAGTTGGCACTTTATCTAAAGATAATCAAAAAGATTTATTAACATTAAGCGATTTACTAGAAATTGGCATAATAGGAGAAAATTCAAAAGAAAATAGACAAAAAATACAAAAGCGTCTTTGCCTGGGATATGGAAATAACAAAAAACTCTTAGAAAGACTTAATTACTTCAAAATAACAAAAACAGAACTAAAAAAACAATTAGCTCCCCCAGAAGGACTTGAACCTCCGACCTAGTGGTTAACAGCCACCCGCTCTACCACTGAGCTATAGGGGAAATTGAACACTAGGAATATTATCTTAAATTTAAAAATTTTTGTCAATTATTTTCTAATATTTTTAAAATCCCATTAGCAAGAATTTTGGAATCTTGATCTCTAAGCTTAGAAGACCTAATAGACCAAGCTTCCTCTGGAAATGCTAAATTTCTAACTTCTATTAAAAGCTTCGTCATTACTATATTGTTTCTTAAAACATGGAGATTTTGACCCTTAATATAAAAACTTCTTTTCATTCCTTCTGTAATTTTTTCTGCTGCAGACTTTGAATGAATATCATATTTTTTTTCGTCATCTTTTTGATAATAAAACCCCATGCTCTTAGGCGCTCCAACACTATTATCTGCATGTAAACTAAAAAAGGCTATATCCTTATCTTTAATATTTTTATATTTACTAACAATGTTTTTAACAACGACCAATCTTTTTTTAAGGCCTGATGGAGTGCCACTTATCCAGGAATCAACAGTATCATTTTTATTTAGGTCATAATCATTGTAAACCTCATTTTTAACATTAACAAAAGTATTATTAGCAAAA
Protein-coding regions in this window:
- a CDS encoding M18 family aminopeptidase, whose protein sequence is MVQDKTLEPKFFQSLLDNSPTPYHLVNYIEEKLIKYFNAQQLKLDEKWKIETGSYYIKKEGTSLIAFNIDVKKKYEPFLIAAAHTDSPGLKLKIDATEKTGDVFYNHIEVYGSPIISTWLDRDLSLAGIIYFKKNKNINSKLINIKNIGIIPNLAIHLNRQINEGFKYNTHDNLTVINSTKKTIKDNILEQLGIEYENFLSCDLIFTESQPSKIIGTEGEFLASKNLDNKSGCHAIMNSYIHTSNNKNKIAVFFDNEEVGSLTSRGADSNLLSEVLERIDLALNLTREEHLIKTNKSFNISIDSVHGIHPGYASKHDPNYQATLSKGVVVKNSANFRYATTSTGFAKLKNLAIKNNIKIQEIIMKANVPSGTTIGPISNARTGIETIDIGTPMWAMHSLRETVSIADHIEAIKLLRAFFEKGI
- the rnmV gene encoding ribonuclease M5, yielding MEKIKEIIVVEGKDDLKRIKESFDCTVIETKGFALKIETIKLLKKALKYKGIIILTDSDKSGNIIRQKIVKHLGENNKIKHAYLNTKDTEVESVNKTEIIKILKEVGTLSKDNQKDLLTLSDLLEIGIIGENSKENRQKIQKRLCLGYGNNKKLLERLNYFKITKTELKKQLAPPEGLEPPT